The Pseudoalteromonas ruthenica genome has a window encoding:
- a CDS encoding nuclear transport factor 2 family protein: protein MKIIRKLVLALSLFSGSVSAQVDPAFEPVMALFSAMSEIDHSGMRAAVTDKFKLLENGEVWGIDELVAVVAPSEYKRENFFSLISSDVREDIALINYWNKAVFSSKKSTQNVVWLESVVVVKDNGSWRLQQMHSTHVNEEKVPDSVAFTEMR, encoded by the coding sequence ATGAAAATAATAAGAAAACTTGTGTTGGCTCTATCGTTATTCTCTGGGTCGGTTTCAGCGCAGGTGGATCCGGCTTTTGAGCCAGTTATGGCGCTATTTTCCGCAATGTCGGAAATTGACCACTCAGGTATGAGGGCGGCGGTAACAGATAAATTCAAACTCCTTGAAAACGGAGAAGTTTGGGGTATTGATGAACTTGTCGCTGTTGTCGCTCCAAGTGAATACAAGAGAGAAAATTTCTTTAGTCTAATCTCTTCTGATGTGAGAGAAGATATCGCGCTTATAAATTACTGGAATAAAGCCGTATTTTCGTCAAAAAAATCCACGCAGAATGTTGTGTGGCTAGAAAGTGTGGTGGTAGTCAAGGACAACGGAAGCTGGCGTCTGCAGCAGATGCATTCTACGCATGTTAACGAGGAAAAGGTTCCGGATTCTGTAGCATTTACCGAGATGCGCTAA
- a CDS encoding DJ-1/PfpI family protein, with protein sequence MNVGIYIYDQAEVLDFSGPFEVFSTASRVCKNDNPFDAFLVSESGNAISARAGYRVMPNYGFNDHPMMDVLIVAGGVHSNEIGKSQVMEWISQQSTNASITASVCTGAFLLAKAKVLKEHKVTTHWEDMANLRSKFPQLNVIENVRWVDEGNIITSGGISAGIDMSLHLVSRLHSNDLAEKTARQMDFSWTKNS encoded by the coding sequence GTGAACGTAGGAATTTACATCTATGATCAGGCCGAGGTTTTAGATTTTTCAGGACCATTTGAGGTATTTTCAACGGCTTCGCGAGTTTGCAAGAATGACAACCCTTTTGACGCTTTCTTGGTCAGCGAAAGCGGTAATGCGATTAGCGCCCGGGCTGGTTACAGGGTAATGCCAAACTATGGGTTTAATGACCATCCTATGATGGATGTTCTAATCGTTGCAGGTGGTGTTCACTCCAATGAAATAGGCAAATCCCAGGTGATGGAATGGATCTCCCAACAATCGACAAACGCATCCATAACAGCCTCTGTTTGCACTGGTGCGTTTTTGCTAGCTAAAGCAAAAGTGCTGAAAGAGCATAAAGTCACGACTCACTGGGAAGATATGGCTAATCTAAGGAGCAAGTTTCCCCAGCTGAACGTTATCGAAAATGTGCGATGGGTCGATGAAGGAAATATCATTACTTCAGGTGGTATCTCGGCAGGAATTGACATGAGTCTACATTTGGTAAGTAGGTTGCACAGCAATGACTTGGCCGAAAAAACTGCAAGGCAGATGGATTTTTCATGGACAAAGAACTCATAG
- a CDS encoding dihydrofolate reductase family protein has product MKCSVYIATSADGYIATNEGAVDWLHSAGNSDADMGNNPDMGFSAFMAAVDCMVMGRKCMETIASMNLTPEQWPYGDTHIVVLSNTVKEPPENLMGKVEMFSGDITDLVKGLANKGFKHAYIDGGSTITSFLNLKLINEMTITRAPVLLGSGIPLFGKLDNPIKLVNSKAIAFANDFVQVKYDVKYP; this is encoded by the coding sequence ATGAAATGCTCTGTATATATAGCAACAAGCGCAGACGGTTACATTGCAACTAACGAAGGAGCAGTGGATTGGCTCCATAGTGCCGGTAACTCTGATGCTGATATGGGAAATAACCCAGACATGGGGTTTAGCGCTTTCATGGCTGCTGTTGATTGCATGGTCATGGGACGCAAATGTATGGAAACAATTGCAAGCATGAATTTAACCCCCGAACAATGGCCTTATGGTGATACGCACATCGTTGTTTTAAGTAACACAGTAAAAGAGCCACCCGAAAATTTGATGGGTAAGGTAGAGATGTTCTCTGGTGATATTACTGATTTAGTTAAAGGATTAGCAAACAAAGGATTCAAGCATGCCTACATTGATGGTGGCTCTACGATTACTTCGTTTCTTAATCTTAAACTCATCAATGAAATGACCATCACTAGAGCACCTGTACTATTAGGAAGTGGAATCCCACTTTTTGGTAAACTCGACAACCCCATAAAGCTCGTTAACTCTAAGGCAATAGCCTTTGCTAATGACTTCGTTCAAGTAAAGTACGATGTAAAATACCCATAA